Proteins encoded within one genomic window of Glycine soja cultivar W05 chromosome 1, ASM419377v2, whole genome shotgun sequence:
- the LOC114409994 gene encoding spermidine synthase: MAAENVVEFTDLPVKRPREEEEGTNGVSNDAVSALPNDPQYPGISAVIPGWFSEISPMWPGEAHSLKMEKILFQGKSDYQNVMVFQSSTYGKVLVLDGVIQLTERDECAYQEMITHLPLCSIPNPKKVLVIGGGDGGVLREVARHASVEKIDICEIDKMVVDVSKQFFPDIAVGFEDPRVTLTVGDGVAFLKDVPEGTYDAVIVDSSDPIGPAQELFEKPFFASVAKALRPGGVVCTQAESIWLHMHIIEDIVANCRQIFKGSVNYAWTTVPTYPSGMIGFMLCSTEGPLVDFKHPVNPLSENDSQQSRPLKFYNSEIHTAAFCLPSFAKRKIGSKTN; the protein is encoded by the exons ATGGCTGCGGAAAACGTTGTTGAGTTCACAGACTTACCCGTCAAGAGgccaagagaagaagaagaaggaaccaATGGCGTCTCCAACGACGCCGTTTCAGCGCTCCCCAATGACCCTCAATACCCTGGCATCTCTGCGGTTATTCCCGGTTGGTTCTCCGAAATCAGCCCAATGTGGCCCG GGGAGGCACATTCCTTGAAGATGGAAAAGATTTTGTTTCAAGGGAAGTCTGACTATCAGAATGTCATGGTCTTCCAG TCATCAACATATGGCAAAGTTCTTGTTTTGGATGGAGTCATTCAGCTTACAGAAAGGGATGAGTGTGCCTACCAAGAGATGATCACTCATCTTCCTCTTTGCTCTATTCCAAATCCCAAAAAG GTTTTGGTTATTGGTGGAGGAGATGGTGGAGTGCTGCGGGAAGTAGCTCGCCATGCCTCAGTAGAGAAGATAGACATCTGCGAAATAGACAAGATGGTTGTTGAT GTCTCCAAACAATTTTTCCCCGATATAGCAGTAGGTTTTGAGGACCCTCGTGTAACACTTACTGTTGGTGATG GAGTTGCATTTTTGAAGGATGTTCCAGAAGGAACTTACGATGCAGTTATAGTGGATTCATCTGACCCTATTG GTCCTGCTCAAGAGCTGTTTGAAAAGCCCTTTTTTGCGTCCGTTGCAAAGGCTCTCCGTCCAGGAGGTGTTGTGTGTACTCAAGCAGAAAGTATATGGCTTCATATGCACATCATTGAGGACATTGTGGCTAATTGTCGCCAAATATTCAAAGGTTCTGTCAACTATGCATGGACCACAGTTCCTACATATCCTAG TGGGATGATTGGTTTTATGCTTTGCTCAACTGAGGGTCCTCTTGTTGATTTCAAGCATCCAGTGAATCCTTTAAGTGAGAATGATAGTCAACAGTCAAGACCATTGAAATTTTACAATTCTGAG ATTCATACAGCGGCTTTCTGTTTGCCATCTTTTGCTAAGAGGAAGATTGGttctaaaacaaattga